The following coding sequences lie in one Paracidovorax avenae genomic window:
- the gshA gene encoding glutamate--cysteine ligase, translated as MTSQLQERTRALPGNRLAGMRRGIEKEGLRVLAEGGLALTPHPAALGSALTHPHITTDYSESQIELITGARGSVQECLDELTEIHQFVLRTLAQSGEMLWVSSMPCGLPTDETIPLARFGSSNVGRAKSIYRMGLGHRYGRRMQTISGIHYNWSMPGIASDEYFGLIRNFRRQAFLLLYLFGASPALCDCFVQGRQHGLQRLGPDSLYLPHATSLRMGRLGYQSDAQATLAVSYNGLDGYADSLHEALTRPYPAYEALGVRNPGGDYNQLGTSLLQIENEFYGTIRPKRTVRPGERPLHALRDRGVEYVEVRLMDLDPFAPVGIEAPTMRLLDMFLLHCLLSESPPDTPAEIAALKRNQHLTAERGREPGLCLERAGRSVPLVEWGAEILAGCTPIAAALDAAQGTDAHAQVLEAAKSLLREPDATPSARVLARMAGGHAQSFLGFTLAQSRASRDTLLQQPWTGGQQARYERMAAESLAEQKAIEAADTLDFESWRKRYMAIGSAASSSAAGAPLAQTV; from the coding sequence ATGACGAGCCAACTGCAGGAGAGAACCCGCGCGCTGCCAGGAAACCGGCTGGCGGGCATGCGCCGCGGCATCGAGAAGGAGGGCCTGCGCGTGCTGGCCGAGGGCGGGCTGGCGCTCACGCCGCATCCGGCGGCGCTGGGTTCCGCGCTCACGCATCCGCACATCACGACCGACTACAGCGAGTCGCAGATCGAACTCATCACCGGCGCACGCGGCTCGGTGCAGGAGTGCCTCGACGAGCTGACCGAAATCCACCAGTTCGTGCTGCGCACCCTGGCGCAGTCCGGCGAGATGCTGTGGGTATCCAGCATGCCCTGCGGATTGCCGACGGACGAGACGATTCCCCTGGCGCGCTTCGGCTCCTCCAACGTGGGCCGCGCCAAGAGCATCTACCGCATGGGCCTGGGGCACCGCTATGGCCGCCGCATGCAGACCATCTCGGGCATCCACTACAACTGGTCCATGCCCGGCATCGCGAGCGACGAGTATTTCGGGCTGATCCGCAACTTCCGGCGCCAGGCCTTCCTGCTGCTCTACCTCTTCGGCGCATCGCCCGCGCTGTGCGACTGCTTCGTGCAGGGCCGCCAGCACGGCCTGCAGCGCCTGGGACCGGATTCCCTCTACCTGCCGCACGCCACCTCGCTGCGCATGGGCCGCCTGGGCTACCAGAGCGATGCGCAGGCCACGCTGGCCGTGAGCTACAACGGGCTCGACGGCTATGCCGACTCCCTGCACGAAGCGCTGACGCGGCCCTATCCCGCCTATGAGGCGCTGGGCGTGCGCAACCCCGGCGGCGACTACAACCAGCTGGGCACCAGCCTGCTGCAGATCGAGAACGAGTTCTACGGCACCATCCGCCCCAAGCGCACCGTGCGCCCTGGCGAACGCCCCCTGCACGCGCTGCGCGACCGCGGCGTGGAGTACGTGGAGGTGCGGCTCATGGACCTCGATCCCTTCGCCCCCGTGGGCATCGAGGCGCCGACCATGCGGCTGCTGGACATGTTCCTGCTGCACTGCCTGCTGTCGGAAAGCCCGCCCGACACCCCCGCCGAGATCGCCGCCCTCAAGCGCAACCAGCACCTCACGGCCGAGCGCGGCCGCGAGCCCGGGCTGTGCCTGGAGCGTGCGGGCCGCAGCGTGCCGCTGGTGGAGTGGGGCGCGGAGATCCTGGCGGGATGCACGCCCATCGCCGCCGCGCTGGACGCGGCCCAGGGCACGGATGCGCATGCGCAGGTCCTGGAGGCGGCAAAGAGTTTGCTGCGCGAGCCCGACGCCACGCCGTCCGCCCGCGTGCTCGCGCGCATGGCCGGTGGCCACGCGCAGAGCTTCCTGGGCTTCACGCTCGCGCAGTCCCGTGCTTCCCGCGACACCCTGCTGCAGCAGCCCTGGACCGGCGGGCAGCAGGCCCGCTACGAGCGCATGGCCGCAGAGTCGCTGGCCGAGCAGAAGGCCATCGAGGCCGCCGACACGCTGGATTTCGAGAGCTGGCGCAAGCGCTACATGGCCATCGGCTCCGCGGCGTCGTCGTCGGCGGCGGGCGCGCCGCTCGCGCAGACCGTATAG